A genomic stretch from Arthrobacter sp. KBS0702 includes:
- a CDS encoding NAD(P)/FAD-dependent oxidoreductase: MPSPGAEPVHEVDTLVIGAGQAGLATSYWLSRNGVDHQLLEQRPELGGAWQDRWDSFYLNTPNFAFLLPELVYDGPEPDAFLPRDEVIGLFRDYAERIKAPVRLGTEVTRVGVVDGGFTIETNQGRWLARNVVLANGAFQRPRIPASAAALPRHILQLHSHDYRNAQQLPDGAVLVVGTGQSGGQITEDLLDAGREVHLAVATCPEAPRRYRGQDVFFWILQLNLHGPEFGINGLQADQLPSPAARFMCNPLISGNGGGHSIHLRDLGRRGVRLHARYEGTDDGALVFSDDLPERLALVEAGFDARLGRMADAYIAAAGIDAPPAEPTPADDWLPPESGARLNLTTEGVTAVIWCTGYGLDFGFLDVPVLDERNYPRHSRGVTEVPGLYAVGLPWLTKHLSATLAVVGDDAEFVAGHIAGR; encoded by the coding sequence GTGCCCTCCCCCGGCGCAGAGCCAGTCCACGAGGTCGACACCCTGGTGATCGGCGCGGGGCAGGCCGGCCTGGCGACCAGCTACTGGCTGAGCCGGAACGGCGTCGACCATCAACTGCTGGAACAGCGGCCGGAACTGGGCGGCGCCTGGCAGGACCGCTGGGATTCGTTCTACCTGAACACCCCGAACTTTGCGTTCCTGTTGCCGGAGCTGGTCTACGACGGTCCCGAGCCGGACGCCTTCCTCCCCCGCGACGAGGTGATCGGGCTGTTCCGTGACTACGCCGAGCGGATCAAGGCGCCGGTCCGGCTCGGTACGGAGGTGACCCGGGTCGGCGTCGTCGACGGCGGCTTCACCATAGAGACCAACCAGGGCCGCTGGCTCGCACGGAACGTGGTCCTCGCGAACGGCGCCTTCCAGCGTCCGCGAATCCCGGCGTCGGCCGCGGCACTCCCCCGGCACATCCTTCAGCTGCACAGTCACGACTACCGCAACGCGCAGCAACTTCCCGACGGCGCCGTGCTGGTGGTGGGTACCGGGCAGTCCGGCGGCCAGATCACGGAGGACCTGCTCGACGCCGGCCGGGAGGTCCACCTTGCCGTCGCGACCTGCCCCGAGGCTCCGCGGCGGTACCGCGGCCAGGATGTTTTCTTCTGGATCCTGCAGCTCAACCTGCACGGCCCCGAGTTCGGCATCAACGGCCTCCAGGCGGACCAGCTGCCCTCGCCGGCCGCGCGGTTCATGTGCAACCCGCTGATCTCCGGCAACGGCGGCGGCCACAGCATCCACCTTCGCGACCTCGGCCGCCGGGGAGTCCGCCTGCACGCCCGGTATGAGGGAACGGACGACGGCGCCCTCGTCTTCAGCGATGATCTCCCCGAACGCCTCGCGCTGGTAGAGGCGGGGTTCGATGCGCGGCTGGGGCGGATGGCCGACGCCTACATCGCCGCGGCAGGCATCGACGCCCCGCCCGCAGAGCCCACGCCGGCGGACGACTGGCTGCCCCCAGAATCGGGGGCGCGGCTCAACCTGACGACTGAGGGCGTCACCGCAGTCATCTGGTGCACCGGCTACGGCCTGGACTTCGGCTTCCTCGACGTCCCGGTCCTCGACGAGCGGAACTACCCGCGGCACAGCCGCGGCGTCACCGAGGTCCCGGGCCTCTACGCCGTGGGCCTGCCCTGGCTCACGAAGCACCTGTCGGCGACGTTGGCCGTGGTGGGCGACGACGCGGAGTTCGTGGCGGGCCATATCGCGGGGCGGTGA
- a CDS encoding TfoX/Sxy family protein translates to MEMPKASDADKARFRAVVPETPEVVIKPMFGNLGAFVNGNMFAGLFGPTIGVKLSEADKATLERTERTVPFGPAERPMGGYTGLPEIWNGDGDDEARARVWVEKAFEYVAGLPPKTTKAPKSARVSKK, encoded by the coding sequence ATGGAAATGCCGAAAGCGTCCGACGCCGACAAGGCCCGCTTCCGCGCTGTGGTGCCGGAGACTCCCGAGGTGGTCATCAAGCCGATGTTCGGGAACCTCGGGGCGTTCGTGAACGGCAACATGTTCGCCGGCCTGTTCGGCCCCACCATCGGGGTGAAGCTCTCCGAGGCGGACAAAGCGACGCTCGAACGCACCGAGCGGACCGTTCCGTTCGGGCCGGCCGAGCGCCCCATGGGCGGCTACACCGGGCTGCCGGAGATCTGGAACGGCGACGGCGACGACGAAGCGCGCGCCAGGGTCTGGGTGGAAAAGGCGTTCGAGTACGTGGCCGGGCTGCCGCCGAAGACCACCAAGGCTCCGAAGTCCGCAAGGGTTTCCAAGAAGTAG
- a CDS encoding haloacid dehalogenase type II, translating to MKFQPYRSPSTGCEVRAVLFDTFGTVVDWRAGVARQAAAFAAAHGQDLDAEAFADDWRALYQPAMEAIRSGSRAFATLDTLHRENLDPVLRRHGFDPDRVDAGTLDELNKSWHRLPPWPDSLAGLAAIRRSYIVGPLSNGNTSLLLDMARNAGLPWDVIIGSDMTRTYKPLPTAYLRTAEFLDLRPGEVMLVAAHNNDLRAAREAGLATAFIARPTEYGPGQVADLTPESDWDLSASSIAELAHELEA from the coding sequence ATGAAGTTCCAGCCATACCGTTCACCGTCAACCGGGTGCGAGGTACGCGCCGTCCTCTTCGACACCTTCGGCACAGTGGTGGACTGGCGCGCTGGCGTCGCCCGGCAGGCGGCCGCCTTCGCCGCGGCACACGGGCAGGATCTCGACGCCGAGGCGTTCGCCGATGACTGGCGCGCCCTCTACCAGCCGGCAATGGAGGCCATCCGCTCCGGATCCCGCGCATTCGCCACCCTGGACACACTCCACCGCGAAAACCTGGATCCGGTGCTCCGCCGCCACGGCTTCGATCCGGACCGGGTGGACGCCGGAACCCTTGACGAGCTGAACAAATCCTGGCACCGGCTGCCGCCGTGGCCGGACAGCTTGGCGGGACTGGCCGCCATCCGCCGTAGCTACATCGTGGGCCCTCTCTCCAATGGCAACACCTCACTGCTGTTGGACATGGCCAGAAACGCCGGCCTTCCGTGGGACGTCATCATCGGCTCGGACATGACGCGCACGTACAAGCCACTGCCGACGGCCTACCTTAGGACCGCGGAATTCCTGGACCTCAGGCCTGGGGAAGTGATGCTCGTGGCCGCCCACAACAACGACCTGCGTGCTGCCCGGGAGGCCGGGCTGGCGACGGCGTTCATCGCCCGCCCCACCGAATACGGCCCTGGCCAGGTTGCGGATCTGACGCCGGAGAGCGATTGGGACCTCTCGGCGTCGAGCATCGCCGAACTTGCCCACGAGCTCGAGGCCTGA
- a CDS encoding DUF4383 domain-containing protein, which translates to MTTTTHSRTTARTTVQKASLAVGAVFLLVGVLGFVPGITTDYESLQFAGHHSEAMLLGLFQVSVLHNVVHLLFGAAGLVLASTATGARSFLLYGGVIYLVLFVYGLVVPEDSAGDFVPLNSLDNILHLVLGAGMIALAVILTKGRAKARA; encoded by the coding sequence ATGACCACCACGACCCATTCCCGAACCACAGCCCGCACCACCGTCCAGAAGGCAAGCCTCGCCGTCGGCGCCGTGTTCCTGCTGGTCGGCGTCCTGGGCTTCGTCCCGGGGATCACCACCGACTACGAGTCGCTGCAGTTCGCCGGCCACCACTCCGAGGCCATGCTGCTGGGCCTGTTCCAGGTCTCGGTCCTGCACAACGTCGTCCACCTGCTCTTCGGCGCCGCCGGCTTGGTGCTGGCCAGCACCGCCACCGGCGCCCGCTCCTTCCTGCTCTACGGCGGCGTCATCTACCTGGTCCTGTTCGTGTACGGCTTGGTGGTCCCGGAAGATTCGGCCGGCGACTTTGTGCCGCTGAACAGCCTGGACAACATCCTGCACCTGGTGCTCGGCGCCGGCATGATCGCGCTGGCAGTCATCCTCACCAAGGGCCGCGCCAAGGCCCGCGCCTAG
- a CDS encoding SRPBCC family protein has protein sequence MNQRSIRQYQDSVTVNASAETLYDLVSDITRTGEWSPVCTSCWWDDQDGAGHVGAWFTGRNELPTRSWETRSQVVAAERGREFAWVVGGKYVRWGFTLTPSDAGTVLSESWEFLPEGIAMFDEKFGDGADAQIADRTQQALDGIPRTLAAIKRIAESSTANIGA, from the coding sequence ATGAATCAGCGCAGCATCCGCCAATACCAAGATTCGGTCACGGTCAACGCATCCGCCGAGACGCTCTACGACCTGGTCTCCGACATCACCCGCACCGGTGAGTGGAGCCCGGTTTGTACGTCATGCTGGTGGGACGACCAGGACGGCGCCGGCCACGTCGGTGCCTGGTTCACGGGCCGTAACGAGCTCCCGACGCGGTCCTGGGAAACCCGATCGCAGGTGGTGGCTGCCGAACGCGGCCGCGAGTTCGCCTGGGTGGTAGGTGGCAAGTATGTCCGCTGGGGCTTCACCCTCACCCCGTCCGACGCCGGAACCGTCCTGAGCGAATCGTGGGAATTCCTGCCGGAGGGGATAGCCATGTTCGATGAGAAATTCGGCGACGGAGCGGACGCCCAAATCGCGGACCGCACCCAGCAGGCGCTCGACGGCATTCCGAGGACGCTCGCCGCCATCAAGCGGATCGCCGAGTCCAGCACTGCCAATATTGGCGCCTAG